A region of Scylla paramamosain isolate STU-SP2022 chromosome 25, ASM3559412v1, whole genome shotgun sequence DNA encodes the following proteins:
- the LOC135113163 gene encoding DNA replication licensing factor MCM4-like, with the protein MSSPGRRSTRSTPSKRSDTSELLPLPSSSPGPELLPATSPAPSATPARLQSVLNEVDLSSPLNYGTPSSVGSSLRTPRSGVRGTPIRHRSDIRSDRRMRQVNLTTDPLSEANAEGAAPGTAPPGGSAQTEGPQGGQLVIWGTDVVVSECKDRFKTFVQTFVDPDAADDERCEGMNTDEPLYLQKLEEIHTLEEPFMNVNCGHLHQFDTDLYRQLVCYPQEVIPSLDMAINEMFFERYPDTILEHQIQVRPFNAEKTKNMRSLNPEEIDQLITICGMVIRTSNLIPEMQEAFFKCHVCAFTTTVEIDRGRIAEPTVCTFCNTSHSFTLIHNRSRFSDKQMVKLQESPEDMPAGQTPHTVLLYAHNDLVDKVQPGDRVTVTGIYRAVPLRLNPRVRNLKSVYKTHIDVVHFRKVDTKRLHGQEEGETPRFTPERIEVLKELSNKPDVYERLARAIAPSIYENEDIKKGILLQLFGGTRKNFSQTGRGNFRSEVNILLCGDPGTSKSQLLQYVYNLLPRSQYTSGKGSSAVGLTAYVTRDPETRQMVLQTGALVLADNGICCIDEFDKMNDSTRSVLHEVMEQQTLSIAKAGIICQLNARTSVLAAANPLESQWNKNKTIIENIQLPHTLMSRFDLIFLILDPQDEVYDRRLARHLVSLYHKADGISEEEQLDMSILRDYLAYAREYVHPRLSENASQRLISAYVDMRKVGSGRGQVTAYPRQLESLIRLAEAHAKVRLSNEVEVADVEEAWRLHREALKQSATDPLSGKIDVSILITGLSSAARKKRMELAQALRKLIQAKGKVLTLNGQKLFQDMKESSDLMITREMFEDALRDLQDDEFLQVTGKSIRILH; encoded by the exons ATGTCGTCCCCTGGCCGTCGCAGCACCCGCTCCACTCCAAGCAAGAGGAGTGACACCAGTGAActgctccccctcccctcatcctcccctgGCCCAGAGCTCCTCCCAGCCACCTCCCCTGCACCCTCCGCCACTCCTGCCCGCCTCCAGTCTG TTCTGAATGAGGTGGACCTGAGCTCCCCCCTCAACTATGGCACCCCAAGCAGTGTGGGCTCCTCCCTGCGCACGCCTCGCTCAGGAGTCCGTGGCACCCCCATCAGGCACCGCTCTGACATCCGCTCTGACCGCCGCATGAGACAG GTGAATCTCACCACGGATCCCCTGAGTGAGGCCAATGCTGAAGGTGCCGCACCTGGTACAGCTCCCCCTGGTGGGTCAGCCCAGACAGAAGGACCTCAGGGAGGGCAGCTGGTGATCTGGGGCACAGATGTGGTGGTGTCGGAGTGCAAGGATCGCTTCAAGACCTTCGTGCAAACCTTTGTGGACCCTGATGCTGCTGATGACGAGCGCTGTGAGGGGATGAACACGGATGAGCCTTTGTACCTGCAGAAActggaggag ATCCACACCCTGGAGGAGCCCTTCATGAACGTCAACTGTGGACACCTTCACCAGTTTGACACAGACCTCTACAGGCAGCTGGTGTGCTACCCACAGGAG GTGATCCCCAGCCTGGACATGGCAATCAATGAGATGTTCTTTGAGCGCTACCCAGACACCATCCTGGAGCACCAGATTCAAGTGCGGCCCTTCAATGCTGAGAAAACCAAGAACATGCGCTCCCTCAATCctgaag AGATCGATCAGCTCATCACAATCTGTGGCATGGTGATCCGCACGTCCAACCTGATCCCAGAGATGCAGGAGGCCTTCTTCAAGTGCCATGTGTgcgccttcaccaccactgtgGAGATTGACCGCGGCCGCATCGCTGAGCCCACTGTCTGCACCTTCTGCAACACCTCCCACTCCTTCACCCTCATCCACAACAGGTCCAGGTTCTCTGACAAGCAGATGGTCAAGCTGCAGGAGAGTCCAG AGGACATGCCGGCAGGCCAGACACCTCACACAGTGCTGCTGTATGCCCACAATGACCTGGTGGACAAGGTGCAGCCGGGCGACCGAGTGACTGTCACTGGGATCTACCGTGCTGTGCCGCTGCGCCTCAACCCCAGAGTGCGCAACCTCAAGAGTGTGTACAAGACTCATATTGATGTGGTGCACTTCCGCAAGGTGGACACCAAGCGTCTGCACGGccaggaggaagg GGAGACGCCTCGCTTCACCCCAGAGCGCATTGAGGTGCTGAAAGAACTCTCCAATAAGCCTGATGTGTATGAGCGCCTGGCCCGGGCCATCGCTCCCTCCATCTATGAAAATGAGGACATCAAGAAGGGCATCCTCCTCCAACTCTTTGGCGGCACACGGAAGAACTTCAGTCAGACAGGACGAGGGAACTTCAG GTCTGAGGTGAACATCCTGCTGTGTGGTGACCCCGGTACCTCCAAGTCTCAGCTGCTGCAGTATGTGTACAACTTGCTGCCGCGCTCCCAGTACACCAGTGGGAAGGGCTCCTCTGCTGTGGGCCTCACTGCATACGTGACCCGTGACCCAGAGACCCGCCAGATGGTGCTGCAGACTGGCGCACTGGTGTTGGCGGACAATGGCATCTGTTGCATTGATGAGTTTGACAAGATGAATGACTCAACCAG GTCAGTGCTGCACGAGGTGATGGAGCAGCAGACCCTCAGCATTGCCAAGGCTGGCATCATCTGCCAGCTCAACGCCCGCACCTCCGTCTTGGCTGCTGCCAACCCCCTCGAGTCACAgtggaacaagaacaagaccatCATCGAGAACATCCAGCTGCCGCACACCCTCATGTCTCGCTTTgacctcatcttcctcatcctggACCCGCAGGATGAGGTGTACGACCGTCGTTTGGCCCGCCATCTGGTGTCCCTCTACCATAAGGCTGATGGCATCAGTGAGGAGGAGCAGCTGGACATGAGCATCTTAAGGGACTACCTTGCCTATGCCCGGGAGTATGTCCATCCCAGGCTGAGCGAGAATGCGTCCCAGCGTCTCATCTCGGCCTATGTGGATATGCGCAAGGTGGGAAGTGGACGAGGCCAGGTCACCGCTTACCCACGTCAGTTGGAGTCGCTCATCCGCCTTGCCGAAGCCCACGCTAAGGTGCGGCTTTCTaacgaggtggaggtggctgaTGTGGAGGAAGCGTGGAG ACTCCATCGCGAGGCTCTCAAACAGTCCGCCACTGATCCACTGTCTGGCAAGATAGACGTCAGCATCCTCATCACCGGTTTGAGCTCGGCGGCACGCAAGAAGAGGATGGAGTTGGCCCAGGCGCTGCGCAAGCTGATTCAAGCCAAGGGCAAGGTGCTCACCCTCAATGGCCAGAAACTGTTCCAAGACATGAAGGAGTCCTCGGACCTG ATGATTACGCGAGAGATGTTTGAGGACGCACTGAGGGACCTTCAAGATGACGAGTTCCTCCAAGTGACAGGCAAGTCCATCCGCATCTTGCACTag
- the LOC135113434 gene encoding uncharacterized protein LOC135113434, with protein MLRDSTLLRTCVTLSCLLAAAAASKPYSYVVRYSRNFNDKRSERTPLVPRHASQAEHTPYHAPRYAPRHAPRLIVEEVRKTVEISIQEGYERGGYDHRHYQTQNTTWSEYENEGGYSDEEEEEGSKIRSSDYSSEENDEEVSETRFTTNTALYDSNVAPDSNISAENSYISAGNSNISKGISKLPARNSNAIARNSNLSVRNSNIPSLKASSSDSNIVGPNLNIKTPNTGRQSIDQPLNSYSHEIYTTTPPSDSLYLTTETQGKHTASLRNTERKQALASSLNRGSYSKEDFGQPAHFILPKLVQNNPFFFPITPGTAKISSFPSISSTNTTSTPATRNSLPFPVTTTSTPPPQGSQFSLITTSLPQHSLFFLASTTSPPLPTTPTAPKPPQSLL; from the coding sequence ATGCTCCGTGACTCAACACTTCTGAGGACCTGCGTGACTCTGTCCTGCCTTCTAGCCGCCGCCGCAGCCTCCAAGCCTTACTCCTACGTGGTGCGGTACTCCAGAAACTTCAATGacaagaggagtgagaggacgCCGCTAGTACCACGCCACGCCTCTCAGGCTGAACACACACCCTACCATGCCCCACGCTATGCTCCGCGCCACGCTCCCCGGTTAATAGTGGAGGAGGTGCGGAAAACGGTCGAAATAAGCATCCAGGAAGGGTATGAGAGGGGAGGCTACGACCACCGCCATTACCAGACACAGAACACGACATGGAGTGAGTACGAGAACGAGGGAGGTTAcagtgatgaagaggaagaggaaggcagcaAAATTCGTTCCAGTGATTACAGCAGCgaagagaatgatgaggaaGTTAGCGAGACACGTTTCACTACCAATACGGCGCTATATGACTCAAATGTAGCACCAGACTCGAATATATCAGCAGAAAATTCATATATATCAGCGGGGAATTCAAATATATCAAAGGGAATTTCAAAATTACCAGCGCGAAATTCAAATGCCATAGCGCGAAATTCAAATTTATCAGTGCGAAATTCAAATATACCAAGTTTGAAAGCTTCGAGTTCAGATTCAAATATTGTGGGGCCAAATTTAAACATTAAAACACCAAATACAGGCAGGCAGTCCATCGATCAACCTCTTAACAGTTACAGTCATGAAATATATACCACTACACCTCCTTCAGACAGTCTATACCTTACAACAGAAACACAGGGAAAGCATACAGCGTCTCTTCGTAATACTGAGAGAAAACAAGCGCTCGCCTCAAGCCTCAATAGGGGAAGCTACTCTAAGGAAGACTTTGGCCAACCCGCGCACTTCATCTTGCCGAAACTGGTACAGAATAACCCGTTCTTCTTTCCTATCACTCCTGGTACTGCAAAAATATCCTCATTTCCCTCTATTTCTTCTACCAATACCACATCTACTCCAGCAACCAGAAATTCATTACCATTTCCTGTTACTACCACATCGACTCCGCCACCACAAGGCTCCCAGTTTTCTTTAATCACCACATCTCTTCCACAACACTCCTTATTCTTCCTCGCTtctaccacatcaccaccactccctaccACACCCACAGCCCCTAAGCCGCCCCAATCACTACTCTAA